A single region of the Mustela lutreola isolate mMusLut2 chromosome 2, mMusLut2.pri, whole genome shotgun sequence genome encodes:
- the RIPK4 gene encoding receptor-interacting serine/threonine-protein kinase 4 has product MAGGGGSPWALGLLRTFDAGEFAGWEKVGSGGFGQVYKVRHVHWKTWLALKCPPSLHVDDRERGELLEEARKMEMAKFRYILPVYGICQEPVGLVMEYMEMGSLEKLLAAEPLPWDLRFRIIHETAVGMNFLHCMAPPLLHLDLKPANILLDAHYHVKISDFGLAKCNGLSHSHDLSMDGLFGTIAYLPPERIREKSRLFDTKHDVYSFAIVVWGVLTQKKPFADEKNILHIMVKVVKGHRPELPPVCRARPRACRALLRLMERCWHGDPRERPTFQEITCETEELCEKPDGAVKEPAQGLDTKQPLEPESPKPVCTPLKRASAPTFDSDYSLSELLSQLDSGTSQTLDGPEELSRSCSESRLPSASSGKRLSGVSSVDSAFSSRGSLSLSFEREPSAGDLGTTDVQKRKLVEAVVSGDTSRLMKILQPQDVDLVLDGGASLLHLAVEAGQEECVKWLLLSNANPNLTNRKGSTPLHVAVEKRVRGVVELLLARKVSVNAADEDQWTALHFAAQNGDEGSTRLLLEKSASVHEVDCEGRTPMHVACQHGQESIVRILLRRGVDVSLPGKDAWVPLHYAAWQGHLPIVKLLARQPGVSVNAQTLDGRTPLHLAAQRGHYRVARVLIDLHSDVNVRSVLSQTPLHVAAETGHTSTARLLLHRGADKEAATAEGCTALHLAARHGHLATVKLLVEEKADVLARGPRHQTALHLAAAAGHAEVVEELVSADVLNLADAQGLSALHLAAQGRHAKTVETLLKHGALVNLQSLKFQGSRGPTATLLRRSKT; this is encoded by the exons GGAGCGTGGGGAGCTTCTGGAAGAAGCCAGGAAGATGGAGATGGCCAAGTTCCGCTACATCCTGCCCGTGTACGGCATATGCCAGGAGCCCGTGGGCCTGGTCATGGAGTACATGGAGATGGGCTCGCTGGAGAAGTTGCTGGCTGCCGAGCCGCTGCCGTGGGATCTGCGCTTCCGCATCATCCACGAGACGGCCGTGGGCATGAACTTCCTGCACTGCATGGCGCCGCCCCTCCTGCACCTGGACCTCAAGCCCGCCAACATCTTGCTGGACGCCCACTACCATGTCAAG ATTTCTGATTTTGGGCTGGCCAAGTGCAACGGGCTGTCCCACTCCCACGACCTCAGCATGGACGGCCTGTTTGGCACCATCGCCTACCTCCCTCCGGAGCGCATCCGGGAGAAGAGCCGGCTCTTCGACACCAAGCACGACGTGTACAG CTTCGCCATCGTGGTCTGGGGTGTGCTGACGCAGAAGAAGCCCTTCGCAG ACGAGAAGAACATTCTGCACATCATGGTGAAAGTGGTGAAGGGCCACCGCCCGGAGCTGCCGCCCGTGTGCAGAGCCCGGCCGCGGGCCTGCAGGGCCCTCCTGCGCCTCATGGAGAGGTGCTGGCACGGGGACCCCCGCGAGCGGCCCACCTTCCAGG AAATTACTTGTGAAACCGAGGAGCTGTGTGAGAAGCCGGACGGGGCCGTGAAGGAGCCGGCCCAGGGTCTGGACACAAAGCAGCCGCTGGAGCCCGAGAGCCCG AAGCCCGTGTGCACCCCTCTCAAGCGAGCATCCGCGCCGACCTTCGACAGCGACTACAGCCTGTCTGAGCTCCTCTCCCAGCTGGACTCGGGCACCTCTCAGACCCTCGACGGCCCGGAGGAGCTCAGCCGCAGCTGCTCCGAGTCCCGCCTGCCGTCGGCCAGCAGCGGCAAGAGGCTCTCGGGGGTGTCTTCCGTCGACTCTGCCTTCTCCTCCAGAGGGTCCCTGTCCTTGTCGTTTGAGCGGGAGCCTTCAGCGGGCG ATCTCGGCACGACCGACGTCCAGAAGAGGAAGCTGGTGGAAGCCGTCGTGAGCGGGGACACCAGCAGGCTGATGAAGATCCTGCAGCCCCAGGACGTGGACCTGGTGCTGGATGGCGGCGCCAGCCTGCTGCACCTGGCCGTGGAGGCCGGGCAGGAGGAGTGCGTCAAGTGGCTTCTGCTCAGTAACGCCAACCCCAACCTGACCAACAGGAAGGGCTCCACCCCGCTGCACGTGGCGGTGGAGAAGAGGGTGCGCGGGGTCGTGGAGCTCCTGCTGGCGCGTAAGGTCAGCGTCAACGCCGCGGACGAGGACCAGTGGACGGCGCTGCACTTCGCGGCCCAGAACGGGGACGAGGGCAGCACTCGGCTGCTGCTGGAGAAGAGCGCGTCCGTCCACGAGGTGGACTGCGAGGGCCGCACGCCCATGCACGTGGCCTGCCAGCACGGCCAGGAGAGCATCGTGCGCATCCTGCTGCGCCGAGGCGTCGACGTGAGTCTGCCGGGGAAGGACGCATGGGTGCCGCTGCACTACGCCGCCTGGCAGGGCCACCTGCCCATCGTCAAGCTGCTGGCCAGGCAGCCAGGCGTGAGCGTGAACGCGCAGACGCTGGACGGGAGGACGCCGCTGCACCTGGCCGCCCAGCGAGGCCACTACCGTGTGGCCCGCGTCCTCATCGACCTGCACTCCGACGTCAACGTGCGCAGCGTGCTGTCGCAGACGCCCCTGCACGTCGCCGCGGAGACGGGCCACACCAGCACCGCCCGGCTGCTCCTGCACCGGGGAGCCGACAAGGAGGCGGCCACGGCGGAGGGCTGCACCGCCCTGCACCTGGCTGCCCGGCACGGGCACCTGGCCACCGTCAAGCTGCTCGTGGAGGAGAAGGCGGACGTGCTGGCCCGGGGGCCCCGCCACCAGACGGCGCTGCACCTGGCCGCCGCCGCCGGGCACGCGGAGGTGGTGGAGGAGCTGGTGAGCGCGGACGTGCTCAACCTGGCCGACGCGCAGGGGCTCAGCGCGCTGCACCTGGCCGCCCAGGGCAGACACGCCAAGACGGTGGAGACGCTGCTGAAGCACGGCGCGCTGGTCAACCTGCAGAGCCTCAAGTTCCAGGGCAGCCGCGGCCCCACTGCCACACTCCTCCGGCGGAGCAAGACCTAG